In Candidatus Kryptonium sp., the genomic window TAACTTATTGGTATCCGAGGTATCAAATCAGCACAAAATTTGTTGACCTTCGCAATCTTTCAAACCTTAAGAAATCCATAACCCAAAAGACGAAAGTTGTTTATTTTGAAACACCTGTCAATCCGACACTTGAGCTTATTGACATAGCGGGCGTTGCTGAAATTGTCAAAGAAGAAAACAAAAAGCGTAGCCCTGAGGAAAGAATTTATGTCGTCGTTGATAACACATTTGCGACTCCGTTTTGCCAGCGACCTCTCACGCTTGGAGCTGATTTCGTTGTTCATTCATTAACAAAGAATATCGGCGGATTTGGCACAGATATGGGAGGAGTTGTGATCGGTCCGAAGTGGAGTCGCGATCAATTATTGCTATATCGTAAAGATTTTGGAGGGGTCCTCGGCACAAAAAGTGCTTGGACAATTCTTGTCTACGGTTTGCCAACGCTTGCCTTGAGAGTTCGCCAGCAGGAAAAAACAGCAATGGAAGTTGCAAGGTTTCTCAGCTCTCATCCAAAGGTTCAATATGTAAGCTATCCTGGGCTTCATACATTCCCACAGTATGAACTTGCCAAAAAGCAAATGGTTGATTACGAAGGAAACTTCGCTCCCGGGACTTTGATTTACTTCGTCATCAAAGATGAATCACCTGAAGGAAGAAGAAAAAGAGCAGAAAAACTTATAAACTATCTTGCTAAAAACGCTTACAGCATCACTCTTGCAGTGAGCTTGGGAAATATAAGAACTTTGATTGAACATCCAGGTTCAATGACTCATGCGACAATTCCGGCGGAAGAGCAACTGAGAAAGGGAATAGATCCAGGTGGAATCCGCCTATCAATTGGACTTGAAAAAGTTGATGACATAATTCTTGACTTAAGCGAAGGGCTTGCTAGAATTTAAGACAACAAATGAGCAAAAGAGGTGTGAGTTTAGAACCATACCTTATTAAACCCGAAATCTTTTCGCAATATGACAATATATTAGCAGTTTTAACGACGAAAAAATTTGTTAATTCTGACGACGAATTTAATCTTGGCTTCACGATAAATTCGGATGTTGAAAAAGTAAAGGGAAACCGAGAGATTTTACTTGAACAGCTTGGCTTAACGAAAGATCAACTTGCTATACCAAAGCAGATACATAGCGCGAATGTTTGCATAGTTGACAAGCCAGGCATATATGAAAACTGCGATGCTCTCGTGACGAACCAAAAGAGGATTTATCTCGTTGTTAGCATTGCTGACTGCGCTCCTGTCTATGTTTACGATGAAGTTAAAAATGTCATCTCTTTAATTCATTGTGGATGGAAGGGCGCAAGGGAAAAAATCGTTGAAAAAACAATTAAAACGATGATTGAAAGTTTTGGGAGCGATCCAAGTAATTTGATTGCACATATCGGAGCGTGTGCTTCAGTTTGTTGCTATGAGGTTGACAAGGAATTTGAAAATTTTTTTGATGCGAGATTTTTGAGGTTCAAAAGAAATGGTAAATTTCACTTTGATCTAAAAGGGGAAATTTTTTCGCAGATCGTTAAATTTGGTGTTGACTTCCGAAACATTAGCGTAAGCAGATATTGCACCATATGCGAAACGGATTTGTTTCATTCGTACCGAAGGGATAAAGATAAATCTGGGCGAGTGTGGGCACTGTTTGGAATAAGGGAATGATTATGAAAAAATCTTCACAGGAATAACTCCAACAAGGGAGGTTCTCTGTGAACCTCCCTTGGATCAATGATTAAGCACTGCTTCAACGCGTCTTATTTCTGGCGCTTCGCGGATTATAACTCTTTCTATCCCAGCTCTTAATGTCATCATTGAAAGCGGGCAACTACCGCAAGCACCTGTCAATTTTACTTTAACGATATTATCGTCTGTGATTTCAACAAGTTCAACATCTCCGCCATCCGCTTTAAGATATGGTCTTGCGGTTTCAAGTGCTTTTAAAACTCGTTTTTTAAGTTCTTCTCTGTTTTTCATAGTTTGATTTCTATCTTTGGCATTGCTTGTTGTTTGAAGCTAATTATGCTCACGCGAGCTGCAAGTTTTCTGGCAATTTCTTTTATAATTTTGGTTTCTTCTGTTTCTGGATACGAAATTGGGACGGGTTTACCTGAATCACCGCTTACTCTTATTCTTGTGTTAATTGGTATCTCGCCTAAAAATGGGACATTAAATTTTTCGCTTGCCTTTTTACCACCGCCGTGATCAAATATATCATCTCTTTTTCCACAGTGAGGACAGATGAAATAACTCATGTTTTCAATTATTCCAAGTATAGGGACATTAACTTTTTGAAACATTTTTATCGCTTTTCTCACATCTGCTAATGCAACATCTTGCGGTGTTGTAACTATCACTGCACCAGTTAATGGAATCGTTTGGACGAGGGTCAATTGAATATCACCTGTTCCAGGTGGTAGGTCAAAGATCAGATAATCAAGCTCTCCCCATTCAACATCTGTCATAAACTGTCTTACTGCACCACTTGCAATTGGACCTCTCCAGATTAAAGCTGTATCGGGATCGTCAAGAAGTAAACCTATTGAAATTAGTTTAACTCCGTATTTTTCAATTGGTTCAATTTTTTTGCCATCGGATGTTAGATTTGGTTTTTCATCAACGCCAAACATGATAGGGACATTTGGACCGTAGACATCTGCGTCTATTAGACCAACTTTTGCTCCATCAAGGGCGAGTGCAACTGCAAGATTTACAGCTACTGTTGATTTTCCGACACCACCTTTTCCGCTTGCGACAGCGATTGTGTTTTTAACATTTGGAAGCAACACATCTTTTTGAGGGCTAAGATGTTTTGGGACTTGAGCTGACATTTCAACGATAACTTCATCAAAACCAAGTTTTTTAACTTTTTCTACTGCTTCGTCTTTTATTTTATCTTTCACTGGGCAAGCTGGCGTTGTAAGTTCAATTTTGATATATGCTTTTTTAGAGTCAATTTTGATGTCTTTAACGAATCCGAGCGAGACGAT contains:
- a CDS encoding aminotransferase class I/II-fold pyridoxal phosphate-dependent enzyme, translated to MVKKQNGSQGSVREKSPKRKKEIENGSMSSAREKSPRKKMNNEEKYSMETHLIYGRSFTPKWEYSHHVVPPISASATFRLESAQRGALGFLQFAHTVDDEEVELKAPIYIYDRLGEPNKEMLEEYLAYAEQGESAVTFASGMGAISAALGILTKSGDEIIAHKLLYGCTYELLTYWYPRYQISTKFVDLRNLSNLKKSITQKTKVVYFETPVNPTLELIDIAGVAEIVKEENKKRSPEERIYVVVDNTFATPFCQRPLTLGADFVVHSLTKNIGGFGTDMGGVVIGPKWSRDQLLLYRKDFGGVLGTKSAWTILVYGLPTLALRVRQQEKTAMEVARFLSSHPKVQYVSYPGLHTFPQYELAKKQMVDYEGNFAPGTLIYFVIKDESPEGRRKRAEKLINYLAKNAYSITLAVSLGNIRTLIEHPGSMTHATIPAEEQLRKGIDPGGIRLSIGLEKVDDIILDLSEGLARI
- the pgeF gene encoding peptidoglycan editing factor PgeF yields the protein MSLEPYLIKPEIFSQYDNILAVLTTKKFVNSDDEFNLGFTINSDVEKVKGNREILLEQLGLTKDQLAIPKQIHSANVCIVDKPGIYENCDALVTNQKRIYLVVSIADCAPVYVYDEVKNVISLIHCGWKGAREKIVEKTIKTMIESFGSDPSNLIAHIGACASVCCYEVDKEFENFFDARFLRFKRNGKFHFDLKGEIFSQIVKFGVDFRNISVSRYCTICETDLFHSYRRDKDKSGRVWALFGIRE
- a CDS encoding NifU family protein yields the protein MKNREELKKRVLKALETARPYLKADGGDVELVEITDDNIVKVKLTGACGSCPLSMMTLRAGIERVIIREAPEIRRVEAVLNH
- the apbC gene encoding iron-sulfur cluster carrier protein ApbC, which produces MFQNKSKCTMRNQNEIINALKEIYDPDLHKDIVSLGFVKDIKIDSKKAYIKIELTTPACPVKDKIKDEAVEKVKKLGFDEVIVEMSAQVPKHLSPQKDVLLPNVKNTIAVASGKGGVGKSTVAVNLAVALALDGAKVGLIDADVYGPNVPIMFGVDEKPNLTSDGKKIEPIEKYGVKLISIGLLLDDPDTALIWRGPIASGAVRQFMTDVEWGELDYLIFDLPPGTGDIQLTLVQTIPLTGAVIVTTPQDVALADVRKAIKMFQKVNVPILGIIENMSYFICPHCGKRDDIFDHGGGKKASEKFNVPFLGEIPINTRIRVSGDSGKPVPISYPETEETKIIKEIARKLAARVSIISFKQQAMPKIEIKL